The following are encoded in a window of Halosolutus halophilus genomic DNA:
- a CDS encoding metallophosphoesterase, with protein MSDTAVDVPFAIQDRAVYVPAADALVLADVHLGRGAASSVDAPIDDGTDAAARLEDALAATTPATVVVAGDLLHSFARIPHGVEDDLSRLVGAVDRAGASLVVARGNHDTMLESIFDGDPVDEYRLESDPGETTIVCHGHERPDEDADRYVIGHDHPALSIDGRKRPCFLYGPGAYEGADVLVVPAFTRLARGATVNGMSARDFQSPLVTDADAFYPAVWDDANDEPLWFPPLGECRQML; from the coding sequence ATGAGCGACACCGCGGTCGACGTCCCGTTCGCTATCCAGGATCGCGCCGTCTACGTTCCTGCAGCCGATGCGCTCGTCCTCGCCGACGTCCACCTCGGTCGCGGGGCCGCCTCGAGCGTCGACGCCCCGATCGACGACGGCACCGACGCCGCCGCCCGACTCGAAGACGCCCTCGCGGCGACGACCCCGGCGACGGTCGTCGTCGCGGGCGACCTCCTCCACTCGTTCGCTCGGATTCCCCACGGCGTCGAGGACGACCTGTCGCGGCTCGTCGGGGCCGTCGATCGGGCCGGCGCGTCGCTGGTCGTCGCGCGCGGGAACCACGACACGATGCTCGAGTCGATTTTCGACGGCGACCCAGTCGACGAGTACCGCCTCGAAAGCGATCCGGGCGAAACGACGATCGTCTGTCACGGCCACGAACGGCCCGACGAGGACGCCGATCGGTACGTGATCGGTCACGACCACCCGGCGCTGTCGATCGACGGCCGCAAACGACCGTGTTTCCTCTACGGACCGGGCGCGTACGAGGGAGCCGACGTGCTCGTAGTGCCGGCGTTCACCCGCCTCGCGCGCGGGGCGACGGTCAACGGGATGTCCGCCCGCGACTTTCAGTCGCCACTGGTCACCGACGCGGACGCGTTCTACCCGGCAGTGTGGGACGACGCGAACGATGAACCGCTGTGGTTTCCCCCGCTGGGTGAGTGCCGTCAGATGCTGTGA
- the artA gene encoding archaeosortase A, producing MSSLVTTTGAPVVGVETVDAAPLIPAFLNSGMTDGLAWIAIGAFVAALVLQWRDRLGPARHVAAAAWFVFGVFWLTMVPYYYTEIQSPLQTVLALAALPLCTYTGYLLYRGRDSLMLLTKAVMFMGLIYLPAETIPFVRTWLIETTAAQTHYAMELVGYSPGLAEGADGYQSKFAFDPDETVTGRTTYIVLACTGIGSMSIFGGLIAAVKAPLRRKVTAFALAIGVIWFLNLVRNVFIGIASPWGWFQQDWLVSFMTTYMGAEADRVSFLVAHNYIAQTLSVVALIGITYLVVRILPEVLDPLEDVLFILTGTEYDLHEALRNEVRADGGHSAGAEDSSASGSNAE from the coding sequence ATGTCGTCGCTCGTAACGACGACCGGCGCACCGGTCGTCGGCGTCGAGACTGTGGACGCCGCCCCGCTGATACCGGCGTTTCTCAACTCCGGGATGACCGACGGACTGGCGTGGATCGCCATCGGCGCGTTCGTGGCCGCGCTCGTGCTGCAGTGGCGCGATCGGCTCGGCCCGGCCCGTCACGTCGCCGCGGCCGCGTGGTTCGTCTTCGGCGTCTTCTGGTTGACGATGGTGCCGTACTACTACACCGAGATTCAGAGTCCGTTACAGACGGTCCTCGCACTCGCTGCCCTTCCGCTGTGTACTTACACCGGCTATCTCCTCTACCGGGGCCGGGACTCGCTCATGCTCCTCACGAAGGCGGTGATGTTCATGGGGCTGATCTACCTGCCAGCCGAGACGATCCCGTTCGTCCGGACGTGGTTGATCGAGACGACTGCCGCCCAGACCCACTACGCGATGGAGCTGGTGGGGTACAGCCCCGGGCTCGCGGAGGGGGCGGACGGCTACCAGAGCAAGTTCGCCTTCGATCCCGACGAGACCGTGACGGGCCGGACGACCTACATCGTCCTCGCCTGTACCGGCATCGGGAGCATGTCCATCTTCGGCGGCTTGATCGCCGCGGTGAAGGCACCGCTCCGCCGGAAAGTCACCGCGTTCGCCCTCGCGATCGGGGTCATCTGGTTCCTCAACCTCGTCCGGAACGTCTTCATCGGCATCGCGTCGCCGTGGGGCTGGTTCCAGCAGGACTGGCTGGTCTCGTTCATGACGACCTACATGGGTGCCGAGGCGGACCGCGTCTCCTTCCTCGTCGCACACAACTACATCGCCCAGACGCTGTCGGTCGTCGCACTCATCGGGATCACCTACCTCGTGGTCCGGATCCTCCCCGAAGTGCTGGATCCGCTCGAGGACGTCCTCTTCATCCTCACCGGCACCGAGTACGACCTCCACGAGGCGCTCAGGAACGAGGTCCGGGCCGACGGCGGCCACTCCGCCGGGGCTGAAGATAGTTCTGCATCGGGATCGAACGCCGAGTGA